In Mercenaria mercenaria strain notata chromosome 14, MADL_Memer_1, whole genome shotgun sequence, the following are encoded in one genomic region:
- the LOC123526810 gene encoding cell surface hyaluronidase-like, producing MIRDDLPTINETLDAIESADFLVILGGSKTYTLHWTNFIPTPLSIYSDGFERDKNVRFGVCLPMEAKFDLYTYSPKYLPDINHWTKASSLQELDSTKDGTKYYHDTNTGMLYLNFVHERVRHANETNACPGVCPMVTIKILQGNLNDGDCRSRLYHSRRSDNNRAITIPNDTQHFGATMKHPPSNWGAGPTKPFINRIPVNGGWGKWTNWGSCTLTCGGGQQGRTRACDAPRPAHGGLTCQGNTREQRPCNQLHCPVDGGFSQWSRWSTCIKSSGCQGYKKRTRTCTSPSPNYGGLYCHGSDDEVETCLVC from the exons ATGATACGGGATGACTTACCGACAATTAATGAGACGCTTGATGCTATAGAGTCTGCTGACTTCTTAGTCATTCTAGGCGGAAGTAAAACATACACTTTACATTGGACTAATTTCATACCTACACCTCTTTCCATATACAGTGATGGTTTTGAAAG AGATAAGAATGTTCGATTCGGTGTTTGTCTACCAATGGAAGCAAAGTTTGACTTGTATACATACTCACCGAAATATCTTCCTGATATCAATCACTGGACAAAAGCATCGTCCCTTCAAGAACTTGACTCGACTAAAGATGGAACAAAATATTACCATGACACAAACACAGG AATGTTGTACCTAAACTTCGTACATGAACGAGTACGACATGCAAACGAGACAAATGCATGTCCTGGCGTTTGCCCTATGGTAACAATTAAAATACTCCAGGGTAACTTGAATGACGGTGATTGTAGATCAAGGTTATATCATTCACGACGATCTGATAAT AATAGAGCAATCACAATTCCAAATGACACTCAACATTTTGGTGCAACAATGAAACATCCTCCATCG AACTGGGGAGCTGGACCGACTAAACCTTTCATCAATCGTATCCCAGTTAATGGTGGGTGGGGAAAATGGACAAATTGGGGATCATGCACGCTGACATGTGGTG GTGGCCAACAAGGACGTACCAGGGCCTGTGATGCACCAAGACCAGCACACGGAGGTCTAACCTGTCAGGGGAACACGAGAGAACAACGCCCGTGTAACCAGTTGCATTGCC CGGTCGATGGAGGGTTCTCGCAGTGGTCGCGATGGTCAACATGTATTAAATCCAGTGGTTGCCAAGGGTACAAGAAGCGCACACGCACATGCACATCACCTTCGCCGAACTACGGTGGTCTTTATTGCCACGGTTCCGATGATGAAGTAGAAACATGTCTTGTCTGTTAA